In Rissa tridactyla isolate bRisTri1 chromosome 2, bRisTri1.patW.cur.20221130, whole genome shotgun sequence, a single window of DNA contains:
- the INHBA gene encoding inhibin beta A chain — MPLLWKRGFLLVLCWIIVRSSPTPGSEGHSSVTDCPSCALATLSKDVPSSQPEMVEAVKKHILNMLHLRDRPNITQPVPKAALLNAIKKLHVGKVGEDGYVEIEDDVGRRAEMNEVVEQTSEIITFAESGTGKKMLHFEISKEGSELSVVEHAEVWLFLKVSKANRSRTKVTIRLFQQQRQPKGNSEGPEDMEDGGLKGERSETLISEKAVDTRKSTWHIFPVSSSVQRLLDQGKSSLDVRIACDLCQETGASLVLLGKKKKKEDDGEGKEKEAGEFTGEEEKEQSHRPFLMMLARHSEDRQHRRRRRGLECDGKVNICCKKQFFVSFKDIGWSDWIIAPTGYHANYCEGECPSHIAGTSGSSLSFHSTVINHYRMRGHSPFANLKSCCVPTKLRPMSMLYYDDGQNIIKKDIQNMIVEECGCS; from the exons ATGCCTTTGCTTTGGAAGAGAGGATTTTTGTTGGTGCTTTGCTGGATTATAGTGAGGAGTTCCCCAACCCCAGGATCGGAGGGGCACAGTTCAGTCACTGACTGTCCATCATGTGCCCTCGCCACGCTCTCAAAGGATGTGCCCAGCTCACAGCCTGAGATGGTGGAAGCAGTAAAGAAGCACATACTGAACATGTTGCACTTGAGGGACAGACCTAATATCACCCAGCCGGTGCCCAAGGCAGCACTTTTAAATGCCATCAAAAAACTCCACGTGGGAAAGGTGGGAGAGGATGGTTATGTGGAAATAGAGGATGATGTTGGAAGAAGAGCTGAAATGAATGAAGTTGTGGAGCAAACCTCAGAAATCATCACTTTTGCGGAATCAG GCACAGGCAAGAAAATGTTGCACTTTGAGATTTCCAAGGAAGGCAGTGAATTGTCCGTGGTGGAACATGCTGAAGTATGGCTCTTCCTGAAGGTCTCCAAGGCCAACCGGAGCAGGACAAAAGTCACCATCCGCCTGTTtcaacagcagcggcagccaaAAGGCAACTCTGAAGGACCAGAAGATATGGAGGATGGGGGGCTGAAAGGTGAAAGGAGCGAGACTTTGATTTCAGAAAAGGCAGTGGACACCCGTAAGAGCACTTGGCACATCTTCCCTGTCTCCAGCAGTGTCCAGAGACTCCTGGACCAAGGCAAGAGCTCTTTGGATGTGCGGATTGCCTGTGACCTATGCCAAGAGACTGGAGCCAGCCTGGTGCTACTgggcaagaagaagaaaaaggaagatgatggagaagggaaagaaaaggaagccgGAGAATTtacaggagaagaggagaaggagcaaTCACATCGCCCCTTCCTGATGATGCTTGCCCGGCACTCAGAGGACCGCCAGCACAGGCGGCGGAGACGAGGCCTGGAGTGTGATGGCAAAGTCAACATCTGCTGCAAGAAGCAGTTCTTTGTCAGCTTCAAGGACATAGGATGGAGTGACTGGATCATTGCACCTACAGGTTATCATGCCAACTACTGCGAAGGAGAGTGCCCCAGCCATATAGCAGGCACATCTGGTTCATCATTATCTTTCCACTCCACTGTCATCAACCATTACCGCATGCGGGGCCATAGCCCCTTTGCCAACCTCAAGTCATGTTGCGTGCCCACCAAGTTGCGGCCCATGTCCATGCTCTACTACGACGATGGCCAGAACATCATTAAGAAAGACATACAGAATATGATTGTGGAGGAGTGTGGCTGTTCATAG